The Aneurinibacillus uraniidurans genome segment TAACATAGCTGTTCCATACCATCCAATCATCGCCGCCCCGATCGCTGATGTGATGTGATCATATCCCGGTGCAATATCCGTTGTCAGTGGACCGAGCGTATAAAACGGTGCTTCCTGACAAACTTCTAGCTGTCGATCCATGTTTTCTTTAATTTTATGCATCGGCACATGCCCCGGTCCTTCTACGATCACCTGTACGTCATGCTTCCAGGCAATCTTCGTTAATTCCCCGAGTGTTTCTAATTCAGCGAACTGTGCCTCATCATTCGCATCGGCAATACTGCCTGGGCGCAATCCATCCCCTAATGAGAAAGCAACATCATATGCTTTCATGATTTCGCAAATTTCCTCAAAATGTGTATATAAGAAGTTTTCCTGATGATGAGCCAAGCACCAAGCTGCCATAATGGAGCCCCCACGCGACACGATACCAGTTACCCGTTTCGCTGTAAGAGGAATGTAGCGAAGGAGTACACCCGCATGGATGGTAAAGTAATCTACCCCTTGCTCTGCTTGCTCAATCAATGTATCGCGGAAAATCTCCCACGTAAGTTCTTCCGCCTTTCCTCCCACTTTCTCAAGCGCTTGATAAATCGGAACGGTACCAATTGGAACGGGAGAATTACGCACGATCCACTCACGTGTGGCATGAATGTTTTTCCCCGTAGAAAGATCCATAATCGTATCCGCACCCCAGCGAATCGCCCACGTCATTTTTTCTACTTCTTCCTCAATCGACGAGGTAACGGCTGAATTCCCGATATTGGCATTAATTTTCACGTGGAAGTTACGTCCAATAATCATCGGCTCGCTTTCTGGATGATTAATATTAGACGGGATGATCGCACGTCCTGCTGCAATCTCTTGTCTTACAAATTCCGGCTCCATGTTCTCGCGAATCGCAACAAACTCCATCTCAGGTGTGATGATGCCGCGACGTGCATAATGAAGCTGCGTAACATTTTGCCCTTGTTTCGCCCGGAGTGGTTTCCGAATCAGTCCCGGAAATACCTCATGATTCTCTAATTCCTCTCCAAGACGCAAACCATTATCTTCCGGCTTTACCGCTCTGCCTTCATATTCCTCAGCATCTCCACGCTCTTCAATCCAGTTCTGACGGATTTTCGCAATTCCTTCGCGAATGTTTACCTCACATGCTTCATCTGTGTACGGACCACTCGTGTCATAAATGCGCACTGGTGCATTTTCAACTACCACTTCCCCGTTTTGGGAAGGAGACAAAGCAACCTCACGAACAGGTACACGAATGTCTGGTCGTGACCCTTCTATGTATACTTTCTGACTGTTTGGAAACCCTTTGACTCCCCAATTTTGCTCTTGCATGTTTCTTCCTCCTTTTTCGTGTGTACTACACAAAAGGACAGGATAAGGATCAGCATAATAAAAGCCGGGCCCTATAAAGGGACCCGGCTCGTTATACATGAGAGATCTAGCAAGGCACAACACAAACGAATGCCTTGTAGCTACAGATAACTCATACGAACTACTTTCCTACGCTGGTATGATCCAGATCAGGTCCCGAGGGTTTAGAAACGTAGATGCGTTTCAATCTCAGCCCGAACTCTCGGACACCCCTAGTAGTAAACATGTTATGTTTTTATTGTATTCGTGATTACATAGAAACATTAACACTTTCTATTTTAAAAATCAATATGTCGGTATTGCTACTTTTTCGTAACCAATTCAAGCTTAACCGGGATACTCGCTGGAACTTTCTCCCCTTTTACTACTTTTTTCGCAGCTTCTACCGCTTGTTTTCCAATCAGCTCTGGTTTCTGAGCAATGGTAGCGCTCATCCGACCGTCTTGTACAGCTTTTACCGCATCAGCTGTAGCATCAAACCCGACAACGACCACATCTTTTAAGCCCGCTGCCTGAATCGCTTGAATAGCTCCGAGTGCCATTTCATCGTTATGGGCAAATACAGCTTTGACATCTTTATTAGCCTGAAGAATGTTCTCCATTACGCTCAATCCTTTGGCGCGGTCAAAATCAGCTGGCTGCTTCGCGACAACTTTTACGCCTGGTTCTTTATCGACGATTTCATGGAATCCTTGGCCACGCTCACGAGCTGCTGAAGAACCTGGAATGCCTTCAAGTTCAACGATATTACCCTTCTTGCCGATTTTATCGAGTAAATATTTAGCTGCCATACGGCCACCCTCTACGTTATCAGACGCTACATGAGAGACAACCTTGCCCCCTTCTGCACTACGGTCAACTGTAATAACCGGGATATTAGCATTATTAGCAGACTTAATCGCAGACGCAATCGCGGCAGAGTCTGTAGGATTTACCAGAATCACATCGACCTTACGCTGAATCAAATCCTCAATGCCGGAGATTTGCTTCGCCGGGTCATCCTGTGCATCTACTGTTACCAGTTTCATCCCGTTCGCGGTCGCTGCTTTCTCTGCCCCCTGTTTTAAGCTGACGAAAAATGGATTGTTTTGCGTAGAGACAGCTAGACCAACTGTTGCTTGTCCTGTCTTGCCACCTTGCGCACCCTTATTATCGCTTGTACCTGGTGCCTGTGTCGTACAGCCTGCTAACAAAGAGATGCCAAGCAAGCCGGCTACCATTCCTTTAATAAGTCGTTTCATGTGTGATGCCCCCTTAAGTAGATAAATAAACTATGCTGCTTTTTTGCGGTCAAGAAGCACCGCCAGCAAAATGACAGCCCCTTTGACTACCTGCTGGTAGAAAGAGGAGACTTCCAGTAAGTTCAGGCCGTTGTTCAGTACCCCGATAATCATGGCACCAATCAGCGTACCAAAAATCCAACCGCGTCCACCTGACAGGCTTGTCCCGCCAAGCACAACCGCGGCGATTGCATCCAGCTCATAGCCCGCTCCGGCATTCGGCTGTGCTGAGTTTAGGCGCGAAGTGAGAATAATCCCCGCGAAGGCTGACAGAAAACCTGTTAGCGCATAAATGTATAGTTTGACACGGCCTACCTTAATGCCAGATAGAATAGAGGCTTCCTCATTCCCCCCAATGGCATACACGCGGCGGCCAAATGCGGTTCTACGAAGAACGAAATACAGAATGATAAATAAGATCAACATCCAGATAACCGGAACAGGAATATACGAAAAATACCCTGCACCTAGCATCGTAAACAGGTCGCTATTAAATCCAGTAATTGGACTCCCGTCCGTATAGACGAGTGCCAGTCCACGGAAAATCGTCATCGTAGCCAGCGTAGCAATGAATGGTGCTACTTTTCCTTTTGTAATCAACAAACCGTTGATTGCTCCCATTACCGTACCTGCCGCAAGACCACACAAGATTGCAAGCACAGCGCTCATACCATTCGTCATCATACTAGCCGTAACGGCACCGGAAAGTGCGAGAACCGCACCGACAGATAGGTCAATGCCACCTGTCAGAATGACGAACGTCATCCCGAATGCAATCAGTGCGTTAACAGACACCTGGCGCATGACATTTAGAATATTATTTTCAGTCAAAAAATCCGGGCTCATAATCGACAAAATCACAATAATGACAAGAAGCCCGATCAGCGAACCAAGTCGCTGTATACTCGTAGAAAATTTTTTAGTCGTTCCCATTGTTACTTCCCTCCGGTCGCTGCGTGCATAATCGCTTCCTGTGTCGCATCGCAGGCATCCATCACAGCAGTCAGCTTTCCTTCATGCATAACCAAAATTCGATCACTCATCCCGAGAATCTCCGGTAGCTCGGATGAAATCATGATGATGGTGACACCTTCTGCTGTCAGTTCGTTCATAATGTGATAAATTTCTTTCTTAGCACCAATATCAACACCACGTGTCGGCTCGTCTAAAATGAGAACTTTCGGCTGGATACCGAGCCATTTGCCAATGACGACTTTTTGCTGATTGCCGCCTGACAGTGATTTGACGTGCTGTTCAGCATCTCTTGTTTTAATGTTTAGACGCGTAATCATATCGCGTACGAGATGCTTTTCTTTCCCGACCGCCATCAAGCCGTTGCGAGATAAAACGGACAGGTTCGGCAAGGCAATGTTCTCACGTACCGATAGTTCAAGCACGAGCCCCTCAGCTTTGCGATCTTCCGTAACGAACGCAATCCCTTGGCGAATTGCATCTTCCGGTTTGCGAATGGTAACTTCTTGTCCGTCAAGTACAACCCGACCGCTTTTCTTTGGAACCACACCGAATAAGGTGCGCATAATTTCTGTCCGACCTGCTCCCATAAGCCCTGCGACACCTAGAATTTCGCCCTGGCGTGCGGTAAAGCTAATATCCTGCAAGATACCACCGTCACTTAAATTCTCAACACGAAGCCGTTCTTCTCCCGGCTTGGCGGATCGTTCCGGGAAGCGTTCTCCCAGCTCACGACCAACCATCATCTGTACGATGCGGTCAAGCGTTGTCTCTTTAATGATCTCCGTTCCGACAAACGTACCGTCACGCAACACTGAGATGCGATCGCAAAGCGCAAAAATTTCTTCCATTCGGTGCGAGATGTATACGATCCCGACACCTTGCTTGCGCAGGTCACGAATCACGCTGAACAGTGCCTCAATTTCCCGCTCTGTCAAAGCAGCGGTCGGTTCATCCATAATTAATACTTCTGCATTCAACGATAACGCACGTGCAATCTCGATCATCTGCTGCTGCCCAATCGAAAGCGTTCCCGCCTCTGTATCTGGATCAATCTGAACCCCGAGCCGACCTAAATACTCTTTTGTTCTGGCCTTCATTTCTTTTGTGCGCAGAACGCCAAAAGCCCCGGTCAAATCCCGCCCGAGAAACATATTCTCCATTACGGTCAGCTGCGGAATAATGTTGAGTTCCTGGTGAATGACCGCGATTCCCTTTTCCTCCGCGTCCTTCGGTCCACTGAACTCTACTTCCTCTCCGCGCACCCGGATTACTCCTGTGTCTTTTGGATAAATGCCGGTTAAAATTTTCATTAACGTTGATTTTCCGGCCCCATTCTCACCCATTAACGCATGAATTTCACCTTTGTCGAGCGAGAAGGAAACATTTTTGAGTACATGCACCGCACCGAACGACTTGCTGATGTCCGTCATTTCAATTACTTGATTCATGCCTATCCTTCCCTCGCTTTAAAAAATAACGCCCGCCTGCAAAATAATATTCGCATACGGTGTCGCCTCTCCCGTACGAATGATAGCCTTTGCCTGTTGGGTAAGCGCCTTGAACTGCTCATGCGCAACATACGTAACTGTTGTTTCATTCAGAAGCGAAAGTGTTTGTTCTTTTACTACAGGATTGTGTACGGTAATCTCAGAAGCAAGCACCGCGCTTTCGACTTGCATATCTGCAAGTACAACTTCGAGCGTCTCCAGAAATGACGGCATCCCCTGTTTCAATGCGAGATCAATCCGTTTCACACCATCCGGGATCGGCAATCCGCAATCTGCAATGACAATCGTGTCTGTATGACCAAGACGGGCGAGCACAGCGGTAATCTCGCTGTTTAGTGTGCCATGTTTTTTCATGCTGCTACTCCTTTATCTGCCCTAAAAATTGCTCCACTTCCTGCTCTGTTGGCATGCCTCCCTGCGCACCAAACTTGGTAACGGACAGGGCACTCGCTGCAACCGCATATCGGACCGCTGCAGCCATGTCAGCCCCACGACCAATCATGACAGCAAGCGCTGCGTTGCATGTATCTCCGGCACCTGTTGTATCGACCACATTCACCTGAAAACCTGGTTGGTGGACGACGCTACCATCTTGTTGCTTGTAGTATGCACCATCTCCGCCTTTTGTCATCATGATAACGCCTGAATACATCTGCAACAGCTCATGGAAATCTTCTGTTTGCTCCGGGTTACGATTGAGCATAATCGCTAGTTCATATTCATTAGGGGTTACCACCGCTACCCCGGCTAATAGTTCAGCGGGAAGCGCGATCGCTGGAGCCGGATTCAACACAACAGGCACACCATATTTGCCGGCAATCCGAACGGCTTCCGCTACCGCAGGCAGCGGAATTTCAAGCTGAAGCAGCACGACATCTGCCTGCTTAATCGCCTCTTCTGCCTGCTGGACTTTTTCAGGTGTCACGGCGTGGTTCGCTCCCGGCACGACAATAATCGAGTTGTCCCCGTTCTCTACCACGATGGATGCGATTCCTGTTGATGCATGTGTAATCGGTTCCACATAGTCGACATTTACGTTTTCTTCTTGCAAACGTTGAACAAGTTCCGCCCCGAATCCATCATCTCCCACACAGCCAACCATCGTAACCTGCGCACCAAGCCTAGCACATGCTACCGCCTGATTGGCTCCCTTGCCGCCAGGAAGTGTGGAGAAGCCTGTGCCAAGCACGGTTTCTCCAATCGTCGGAACACGCGGCGTTTCCGTCACCAGATCCATGTTGATGCTTCCAATGACTGTAATACGTGGTTGTTTCACAAAACTACCCCTTCCCTGTTGTGCCTCGTTCCACCATCTGAACATCGAGGCAGTAATGAAGTGAATCAAGCGGCTGTTTTTCAATCTGCTTAATCAGCATACGCGCCGCCAATGCCCCCATATCATAGATCGGCTGGGCAATTGTTGTTAGTTCCGGGAACACAATCTCACCAAGCGCAATTCCGTCATATCCGACAATCTCGATCTCATACGGAATCGTCCGTCCCAGTACCTGCACGGCTCGCATCGCACCAATCGCCATCATGTCATTACCAGCAAATATTCCATCCACATCTGGATGTGCTCGAAGCAGTTCAAGTGTCGCTTCCATCGCCTGCTTCATTTCATACTTACCTGAAACAATCAGACTTCTGTCAAACCAGTCTATATCCTGTACAACATCAAGATATCCCTGACAGCGTTCTTCTGCGTTCAGGAGATGCTCCGGTCCCCGGATATGAGCAATTTTTCGACAGCCTTGGCCGAGTAAAAACTCGGTCGCCATCTGCGCTCCTTTTCGATTATCTGACATGACAGTCGGGATCGTATCCCCCTCAATCAATCGGTCTACCACGACAACCGGCATGTCAAATTCCCGAACGTCTTCTACAGACAAGGCATTCGAAGCTACAATCATTCCATCGATATATTTTTGCTTTAAAACTTCAATATAGTGTTTCTCTTTCGCAGCACTTTCATCCGAATTACACAAAATGACAGTATAGCCATACAATTGCATGACATCTTCCACCGCCCGTGCAAGTTCAGGAAAGAATGGGTTCGTAATATCAGGCACCAGCAGGCCGATCGTGCTCGTCTTTTTGTTGGACAGACTGCGCGCTACGAAATTCGGTGTATAATTCAGCGCCTTGATTGCGTGCAGCACCTTTTGTTCCGTATCTGTATGTACATATCCACTTCGGTTTAATACACGAGAGACTGTCGCTACCGATACACCTGCGAGCTTCGATACGTCCTTAATCGTCGCCATTATTTCTCCCTCCTCATGAGAAATCGGTTACACATGACATACATAAAACCTTATACAATAAGGTTTCTCTCATGCGTAACCGATTACACATAATATAAAACGAAAGCAGACAATCTGTCAATCTCCAAAGTCGTTCTTTCGTTCGATATGAGGTTCTCCATACCAGGCTTGAACAAACCCAGCTTCGGATGTAAATGCATCCGCCTCATACTGCTGGATGCTCTGAATAATACGGTGAGCTTCTCCCATCAATGTACGGATACCTCGTAACAGTGTTCGGCTTTGACGGCGCCGCACTTCGTCTGGAAGTGCTACATACGGTGCAAACAAGCGCGGGATGTCTTCTCCTACTATATGAATAATACGCGTACAAAGCGGCTGTGGTATAACGAGCACATACGGAACAAGCAGTTCAGCATACCACAACAAGTGTCGACATGCATCTGCCACATCATGATCGATTTCACTCCTGTCCCGCATCACACTAACTACCCGCTGCCATTTTTTTATGGTGCAAGACAGCTCATATGTGTGATCAGGTGCGTGAAACTCGGATGCATATGGTGCAATATTTGCACTATAATACCTGCGACGCTTCCAGAACTGC includes the following:
- the rbsC gene encoding ribose ABC transporter permease, yielding MGTTKKFSTSIQRLGSLIGLLVIIVILSIMSPDFLTENNILNVMRQVSVNALIAFGMTFVILTGGIDLSVGAVLALSGAVTASMMTNGMSAVLAILCGLAAGTVMGAINGLLITKGKVAPFIATLATMTIFRGLALVYTDGSPITGFNSDLFTMLGAGYFSYIPVPVIWMLILFIILYFVLRRTAFGRRVYAIGGNEEASILSGIKVGRVKLYIYALTGFLSAFAGIILTSRLNSAQPNAGAGYELDAIAAVVLGGTSLSGGRGWIFGTLIGAMIIGVLNNGLNLLEVSSFYQQVVKGAVILLAVLLDRKKAA
- a CDS encoding sugar ABC transporter ATP-binding protein, giving the protein MNQVIEMTDISKSFGAVHVLKNVSFSLDKGEIHALMGENGAGKSTLMKILTGIYPKDTGVIRVRGEEVEFSGPKDAEEKGIAVIHQELNIIPQLTVMENMFLGRDLTGAFGVLRTKEMKARTKEYLGRLGVQIDPDTEAGTLSIGQQQMIEIARALSLNAEVLIMDEPTAALTEREIEALFSVIRDLRKQGVGIVYISHRMEEIFALCDRISVLRDGTFVGTEIIKETTLDRIVQMMVGRELGERFPERSAKPGEERLRVENLSDGGILQDISFTARQGEILGVAGLMGAGRTEIMRTLFGVVPKKSGRVVLDGQEVTIRKPEDAIRQGIAFVTEDRKAEGLVLELSVRENIALPNLSVLSRNGLMAVGKEKHLVRDMITRLNIKTRDAEQHVKSLSGGNQQKVVIGKWLGIQPKVLILDEPTRGVDIGAKKEIYHIMNELTAEGVTIIMISSELPEILGMSDRILVMHEGKLTAVMDACDATQEAIMHAATGGK
- the rbsD gene encoding D-ribose pyranase; its protein translation is MKKHGTLNSEITAVLARLGHTDTIVIADCGLPIPDGVKRIDLALKQGMPSFLETLEVVLADMQVESAVLASEITVHNPVVKEQTLSLLNETTVTYVAHEQFKALTQQAKAIIRTGEATPYANIILQAGVIF
- the rbsB gene encoding ribose ABC transporter substrate-binding protein RbsB; protein product: MKRLIKGMVAGLLGISLLAGCTTQAPGTSDNKGAQGGKTGQATVGLAVSTQNNPFFVSLKQGAEKAATANGMKLVTVDAQDDPAKQISGIEDLIQRKVDVILVNPTDSAAIASAIKSANNANIPVITVDRSAEGGKVVSHVASDNVEGGRMAAKYLLDKIGKKGNIVELEGIPGSSAARERGQGFHEIVDKEPGVKVVAKQPADFDRAKGLSVMENILQANKDVKAVFAHNDEMALGAIQAIQAAGLKDVVVVGFDATADAVKAVQDGRMSATIAQKPELIGKQAVEAAKKVVKGEKVPASIPVKLELVTKK
- the thiC gene encoding phosphomethylpyrimidine synthase ThiC; the protein is MQEQNWGVKGFPNSQKVYIEGSRPDIRVPVREVALSPSQNGEVVVENAPVRIYDTSGPYTDEACEVNIREGIAKIRQNWIEERGDAEEYEGRAVKPEDNGLRLGEELENHEVFPGLIRKPLRAKQGQNVTQLHYARRGIITPEMEFVAIRENMEPEFVRQEIAAGRAIIPSNINHPESEPMIIGRNFHVKINANIGNSAVTSSIEEEVEKMTWAIRWGADTIMDLSTGKNIHATREWIVRNSPVPIGTVPIYQALEKVGGKAEELTWEIFRDTLIEQAEQGVDYFTIHAGVLLRYIPLTAKRVTGIVSRGGSIMAAWCLAHHQENFLYTHFEEICEIMKAYDVAFSLGDGLRPGSIADANDEAQFAELETLGELTKIAWKHDVQVIVEGPGHVPMHKIKENMDRQLEVCQEAPFYTLGPLTTDIAPGYDHITSAIGAAMIGWYGTAMLCYVTPKEHLGLPNKEDVRVGVVTYKLAAHAADLAKGHPGAQIRDDALSKARFEFRWRDQFNLSLDPERAIEYHDETLPAEGAKTAHFCSMCGPKFCSMRITQDIREYAKNNGLDTEEAVDQGMKEKAEEFRTSGSQIYK
- the rbsK gene encoding ribokinase: MKQPRITVIGSINMDLVTETPRVPTIGETVLGTGFSTLPGGKGANQAVACARLGAQVTMVGCVGDDGFGAELVQRLQEENVNVDYVEPITHASTGIASIVVENGDNSIIVVPGANHAVTPEKVQQAEEAIKQADVVLLQLEIPLPAVAEAVRIAGKYGVPVVLNPAPAIALPAELLAGVAVVTPNEYELAIMLNRNPEQTEDFHELLQMYSGVIMMTKGGDGAYYKQQDGSVVHQPGFQVNVVDTTGAGDTCNAALAVMIGRGADMAAAVRYAVAASALSVTKFGAQGGMPTEQEVEQFLGQIKE
- a CDS encoding LacI family DNA-binding transcriptional regulator; translated protein: MATIKDVSKLAGVSVATVSRVLNRSGYVHTDTEQKVLHAIKALNYTPNFVARSLSNKKTSTIGLLVPDITNPFFPELARAVEDVMQLYGYTVILCNSDESAAKEKHYIEVLKQKYIDGMIVASNALSVEDVREFDMPVVVVDRLIEGDTIPTVMSDNRKGAQMATEFLLGQGCRKIAHIRGPEHLLNAEERCQGYLDVVQDIDWFDRSLIVSGKYEMKQAMEATLELLRAHPDVDGIFAGNDMMAIGAMRAVQVLGRTIPYEIEIVGYDGIALGEIVFPELTTIAQPIYDMGALAARMLIKQIEKQPLDSLHYCLDVQMVERGTTGKG